In a genomic window of Asticcacaulis sp.:
- a CDS encoding glycoside hydrolase family 27 protein produces the protein MCKLLTTTILSGLLLASAAAAEVPKGSWVFDSSPDFPGFTRLVIEEKKGQLSGKVTSKWYGDLPLTDLHPEGDNLVFKLYNGNPRVTMTDIVIKPEGKSVRMSGKVWYQDFDLTAHKGKRSELKALDFLTYPLPAKRVVTQKPLAATPPMGWSSWNKFATDINDQTIREIADALVSSGLRDAGYIYVNIDDGWQGERDAQGTLHPNANFPDMKALADYVHARGLKLGIYSSPGPKTCAGYNGSYGHVRQDADTFAAWGIDYLKYDLCSGEAFYSNAETVYATYQEMGEALNATDREIVYSLCEYGRFDVGSWGRDVGGHLWRTTGDIEDKYDVMAKIGFDKNGVANHTGPNGWNDPDMLEIGNGGMTQDEYRTHMTLWAMMSAPLVLGNDVRHMTPETLSLLTNKDVIAIDQDTLGAQGLPAKKDGTTEVWTKTLADGSTAVALFNRGEENTLISGLWADIKVKGTTVRDLWAHSDHRADEGYSYAVPKHGAVLLKVK, from the coding sequence ATGTGCAAACTGTTGACCACCACAATCCTGAGCGGGCTTTTACTCGCTTCCGCTGCTGCCGCAGAGGTGCCAAAAGGCAGCTGGGTGTTCGATTCGTCACCCGACTTTCCCGGCTTTACACGACTGGTTATCGAGGAAAAGAAGGGCCAATTATCGGGCAAGGTCACGTCGAAATGGTATGGCGACCTACCGCTCACCGATCTGCACCCCGAGGGCGATAACCTTGTCTTCAAGCTCTATAACGGCAATCCCCGCGTTACCATGACCGATATCGTCATCAAGCCGGAGGGTAAATCGGTCCGCATGTCCGGCAAGGTCTGGTATCAGGATTTCGACCTGACCGCCCATAAGGGCAAGCGTTCGGAACTGAAGGCACTGGACTTCCTGACCTATCCCCTGCCCGCCAAACGCGTGGTGACGCAAAAGCCGCTGGCCGCTACTCCGCCAATGGGCTGGAGTTCGTGGAACAAGTTCGCCACCGATATCAATGACCAGACAATCCGCGAAATCGCCGACGCCCTCGTCTCCTCTGGCCTGCGCGACGCCGGCTACATTTACGTCAATATCGATGACGGCTGGCAGGGCGAGCGCGACGCGCAAGGGACGCTGCACCCCAACGCAAACTTCCCTGACATGAAGGCCCTGGCCGACTACGTCCATGCGCGCGGCCTAAAGCTCGGCATCTATTCCTCGCCGGGACCGAAAACCTGCGCCGGCTATAATGGCTCCTACGGTCATGTCAGGCAGGACGCCGACACCTTCGCCGCCTGGGGCATCGACTATCTGAAATACGATCTGTGCTCCGGCGAAGCCTTCTACAGCAACGCCGAAACCGTCTACGCCACCTATCAGGAAATGGGCGAAGCACTGAACGCCACGGACCGCGAGATCGTCTACTCCCTGTGCGAATACGGTCGCTTCGATGTGGGCTCGTGGGGCCGCGATGTCGGCGGCCACCTGTGGCGCACCACCGGCGATATCGAAGATAAATACGATGTCATGGCCAAGATCGGCTTCGACAAGAACGGCGTCGCCAACCATACCGGCCCCAATGGCTGGAACGACCCCGACATGCTGGAAATCGGCAATGGCGGCATGACCCAGGACGAATATCGCACCCACATGACCCTTTGGGCGATGATGTCGGCGCCGCTGGTGCTGGGTAATGATGTCCGCCACATGACACCGGAAACCCTGTCCCTGCTGACCAATAAGGACGTCATCGCCATCGACCAGGATACACTGGGTGCGCAGGGCCTGCCGGCGAAGAAGGACGGCACGACCGAGGTCTGGACCAAGACACTGGCCGATGGCTCGACGGCTGTCGCCCTGTTCAATCGTGGCGAGGAAAACACGCTGATCAGTGGTCTTTGGGCCGATATCAAAGTGAAGGGAACCACTGTCCGTGACCTGTGGGCGCACAGCGATCATCGCGCTGACGAAGGCTATAGTTACGCCGTGCCGAAACACGGCGCCGTATTACTGAAAGTAAAATAA
- a CDS encoding S9 family peptidase produces MNRSKAFHDVAWKNVGDSGFPDRILWHKAVAAKYPWYDISRVGIYGGSAGGQSALGALEFHPDFYKAAVAYAGCYDNRMDKISWNEEWMGWPVDESYSKSSGVDNAWRLQGHILMIVGEQDSNVDPSSTLQVVNALIKARKDFDLIVAPNQGHGALRNVGDFSYGLRRQYDYFVRYLRAEPTPDWNALQETAPKAP; encoded by the coding sequence ATGAACCGCTCCAAGGCCTTTCATGACGTGGCGTGGAAGAATGTCGGCGATTCCGGTTTCCCGGATCGCATCCTGTGGCACAAGGCGGTGGCGGCGAAATATCCGTGGTACGACATCAGCCGCGTCGGCATCTATGGCGGCTCGGCCGGTGGCCAAAGCGCGCTCGGCGCGCTGGAATTCCATCCGGATTTTTATAAAGCCGCTGTCGCCTATGCCGGCTGCTATGACAACCGCATGGACAAGATCAGCTGGAATGAGGAATGGATGGGTTGGCCGGTCGATGAATCGTACAGCAAATCGTCAGGTGTCGATAATGCCTGGCGGTTGCAGGGCCATATCCTGATGATCGTCGGAGAGCAGGACAGCAATGTCGATCCGTCCTCGACCCTTCAGGTGGTGAATGCCCTGATCAAGGCACGTAAGGATTTCGACCTGATCGTGGCGCCTAATCAGGGCCACGGCGCCCTGCGCAATGTCGGCGATTTCAGCTATGGCCTGCGCCGGCAGTATGATTATTTCGTGCGTTACCTGCGGGCTGAGCCGACGCCCGACTGGAACGCGTTGCAGGAAACGGCGCCGAAAGCGCCATAA
- a CDS encoding DUF5695 domain-containing protein yields the protein MTRRTVSAFRRCSSLLVLAAALTMSGVALPVMAETAGVVQPWNSPDAQVSVFETPDFMLSLQETSQTLVSLAPKAAKDGFDFAPANRFTQRLGDGAYRIGDLDLRLRTAGSETWSDYSTAYKRAKVKPLKAKGTLAAADITPSLGAGFPLKVTRTWSVVAGKLVLRYTLTNPGKTAIEIGGMGLPMVFDNIITGRHLDDAHETASFYDPYVGRDAGYLQVNRLNGAGPSLLVLPEKNTPFELYKPILNERNADKSLKIYNDPEPRNMTFEGFYDWMVASKGFADTDWKGVQQWNETTSLTLKPGESRTIGVRFVLSPSIREIETTLMQNGRPVVVGLPGYVVPTDTDAELFVHSAQAVKSVSIFPEGALEVGTAHKAKDGWVKYAVTGKIDGRARMTITYADGSVQTVHYLVTKPEQQVVADMGHFLTTKQWYENPSDPFKRSPSIMGYDRDKNAIITQDNRVWISGLSDEGGAGSWLATIMKQLDNPVPEEMAKFEQFADTTLWGQIQVPDGPDKYGVRKSVMFYDPKTMPEGTYDPKLNWNTWSAWDREGAADLGRSYNYPHVAAAWWTLYRLGRYHDGLTTKETWQTYLTRAAETTKAMMTKAPYYTQFGQMEGDVFVYILQDLKREGMTSEASEIETMMKGRADIWKTLKYPFGSEMPWDSTGQAEVYMWSRYFGDEKAADVTREVILAYDPTIPHWGYNGSARRFWDFLYAGKQSRIERQLHHYGSSLNAVPLFDAYRANPSDFQLLRVAYGGLMGSLTNIDSEGFGAAAFHSFPDAMHWDGMNGDYGMSFYGHAVSAAAYLVDHPAFGWTGFGGNVSQADGIITLKPTDSARARIFIAPAGLWLTLDAGKFTAATYDPKTGAVTVSLAPADAHTPKAYLNVKTTTVTGKPYTANAKTERGAYVIQLGANATTIELTPKAN from the coding sequence ATGACCCGTCGCACCGTCTCCGCTTTCCGCCGTTGTTCGAGCCTGTTGGTTCTGGCCGCAGCCCTGACAATGAGCGGTGTCGCCCTGCCGGTTATGGCGGAAACCGCCGGGGTGGTGCAGCCGTGGAACAGCCCCGATGCGCAGGTGTCGGTCTTCGAGACGCCGGACTTCATGCTGTCGCTGCAGGAAACCTCGCAGACCCTGGTGTCCCTGGCGCCGAAGGCCGCGAAGGACGGTTTCGACTTCGCACCGGCCAATCGCTTTACCCAGCGCCTGGGGGATGGCGCCTACCGTATCGGCGATCTCGATCTGCGTCTGCGGACAGCCGGCAGTGAGACCTGGAGCGACTATTCCACCGCCTATAAGCGCGCCAAGGTCAAGCCGCTGAAGGCCAAGGGCACGCTCGCGGCTGCCGACATTACGCCTTCGCTTGGAGCCGGTTTTCCGCTAAAGGTGACGCGCACCTGGTCGGTCGTCGCGGGCAAGCTGGTTCTGCGCTATACCCTGACCAATCCCGGCAAGACGGCGATCGAGATCGGTGGCATGGGCCTGCCGATGGTGTTCGATAATATCATCACCGGTCGTCATCTCGATGACGCTCACGAAACCGCCTCGTTTTATGACCCCTATGTCGGTCGCGATGCCGGTTATCTCCAGGTCAATCGCCTGAATGGCGCGGGGCCATCTCTGCTGGTTCTGCCGGAAAAGAACACACCGTTCGAGCTCTACAAGCCGATCCTCAATGAGCGCAACGCCGACAAATCGCTGAAGATCTATAACGATCCCGAACCGCGCAACATGACCTTCGAGGGTTTCTATGACTGGATGGTCGCCTCGAAGGGCTTCGCCGATACCGACTGGAAGGGCGTCCAGCAGTGGAACGAAACCACGTCTCTGACGCTGAAGCCGGGCGAGAGCCGCACCATCGGCGTGCGCTTTGTGCTGTCGCCCTCCATCCGCGAGATCGAAACCACCCTGATGCAGAATGGTCGTCCGGTCGTCGTCGGCCTGCCTGGCTATGTGGTGCCGACTGATACCGATGCCGAACTGTTCGTCCATTCGGCGCAGGCGGTGAAGTCGGTCAGCATATTCCCCGAAGGCGCGCTTGAGGTTGGGACCGCTCATAAGGCTAAGGACGGTTGGGTAAAATACGCCGTCACCGGCAAGATTGATGGCCGTGCGCGCATGACTATCACCTATGCCGATGGTTCGGTGCAGACCGTGCATTACCTCGTCACCAAGCCCGAACAGCAGGTGGTGGCCGATATGGGCCATTTCCTGACGACGAAGCAGTGGTACGAAAATCCGTCCGATCCCTTCAAGCGCAGCCCGTCGATCATGGGGTATGACCGCGACAAGAACGCGATCATTACCCAGGACAACCGCGTGTGGATATCGGGCCTGAGCGACGAGGGTGGCGCCGGTTCGTGGCTGGCCACCATCATGAAGCAGCTCGACAATCCGGTGCCGGAAGAGATGGCCAAGTTCGAGCAATTCGCCGACACCACCCTGTGGGGCCAGATTCAGGTGCCCGACGGGCCTGACAAATACGGCGTGCGCAAGTCGGTCATGTTTTACGACCCGAAGACCATGCCGGAAGGCACCTACGATCCGAAGCTGAACTGGAACACCTGGTCGGCCTGGGACCGCGAAGGCGCCGCCGATCTTGGGCGCTCCTACAACTATCCGCACGTCGCCGCCGCCTGGTGGACGCTCTATCGCCTTGGCCGCTATCATGACGGGCTGACGACGAAAGAAACCTGGCAGACCTATCTGACCCGTGCCGCCGAGACCACCAAGGCGATGATGACCAAGGCGCCTTACTATACCCAGTTCGGCCAGATGGAAGGCGATGTCTTCGTCTATATTCTTCAGGATCTGAAGCGCGAAGGCATGACGTCCGAAGCGTCTGAGATCGAGACGATGATGAAGGGCCGCGCCGATATCTGGAAAACACTGAAATATCCCTTCGGTTCGGAAATGCCGTGGGATTCGACCGGCCAGGCCGAGGTTTATATGTGGTCGCGCTATTTCGGCGACGAAAAGGCCGCTGATGTGACCCGTGAGGTCATCCTGGCCTATGATCCGACGATTCCGCACTGGGGTTATAATGGCTCGGCCCGCCGCTTCTGGGACTTCCTCTATGCCGGCAAACAGTCGCGCATCGAGCGCCAGTTGCACCACTATGGCTCTTCGCTTAACGCCGTGCCCCTGTTTGACGCCTATCGGGCCAATCCCTCCGACTTCCAGCTTCTGCGCGTCGCTTATGGCGGTCTGATGGGATCGCTGACCAATATCGATAGCGAAGGCTTTGGCGCCGCCGCCTTCCACTCCTTCCCGGATGCCATGCACTGGGACGGCATGAACGGCGACTACGGCATGAGCTTCTATGGCCATGCGGTCAGCGCCGCCGCCTATCTGGTCGATCACCCGGCCTTTGGCTGGACCGGTTTCGGCGGGAATGTCAGCCAAGCGGACGGGATCATCACCCTGAAACCGACAGACAGCGCCCGCGCTCGGATATTCATCGCGCCGGCGGGCCTGTGGCTCACCCTCGATGCCGGCAAGTTCACCGCCGCCACTTATGATCCAAAAACAGGTGCGGTGACGGTCAGCCTGGCGCCGGCGGATGCGCACACGCCGAAAGCCTATCTCAACGTCAAGACCACGACCGTCACCGGCAAACCCTACACGGCGAACGCCAAAACCGAGCGCGGCGCCTATGTCATTCAACTCGGTGCAAATGCAACGACTATTGAACTGACGCCAAAAGCCAATTAA
- a CDS encoding amino acid permease, with protein MGLFGPLKPLRRAEEDGKTLAKTLSWPHLMALGIGGIIGTGIYTLTGVGAGLAGPGVIISFALCGLVCACAALCYTEMSTLIPTAGSAYTYSYSSMGEIVAWVVGWALILEYSLACSTVAVGWSAHLVGWLEEGIGLHLPAFLLSGPYAGGLVNLPAVVVSLAVMGLLLIGARESATLNIILVIVKILALGAFVVLGFPAIQAGHYDPFMPFGFLAHEVGGEKLGVMAAAAIVFFAFFGFDAVSTSAEETKNPGRDLTIGILGSMGVSTFIYMLVAAVAVGAVGYQDIAASGEPLPHVLRTLGQPLVASLVGGAAIVALPSVILVMMYGQSRIFFVMARDGLLPQAVAKVNAKGAPALITLLTGIFVAIFAGFIPLKQIAELSNAGTLIAFVAVALSMIILRKKLPDMQRTFKTPLYWLVGLITIGGCIFIFSSLPIQSQVFTLIWMAIGLVFYFSFGRWNSRLRKEAKVTPAE; from the coding sequence ATGGGATTATTCGGACCACTGAAGCCGCTGAGGCGCGCGGAAGAAGACGGCAAGACACTGGCCAAGACACTGAGTTGGCCGCACCTTATGGCGCTGGGAATCGGCGGCATTATCGGCACGGGCATCTATACCCTGACTGGCGTCGGTGCCGGTCTGGCCGGGCCGGGTGTCATCATCTCCTTCGCCCTGTGCGGACTGGTCTGCGCCTGCGCGGCCCTGTGTTATACCGAGATGTCGACTCTGATCCCGACGGCCGGTTCGGCCTATACCTACAGCTATTCGAGCATGGGCGAGATTGTCGCCTGGGTCGTCGGCTGGGCGCTGATCCTCGAATATTCCCTGGCCTGTTCGACCGTTGCCGTCGGCTGGTCCGCTCACCTGGTCGGCTGGCTGGAAGAGGGCATTGGTCTGCACCTGCCGGCCTTCCTGCTCAGCGGCCCCTATGCCGGCGGACTGGTCAATCTTCCCGCCGTCGTTGTCTCCCTGGCGGTCATGGGACTGCTGCTGATTGGGGCGCGCGAAAGCGCCACGCTCAATATTATTCTGGTCATTGTCAAGATCTTGGCCCTCGGCGCCTTTGTCGTTCTGGGTTTCCCGGCTATTCAGGCGGGTCACTACGATCCCTTCATGCCGTTCGGTTTCCTGGCGCATGAGGTCGGCGGTGAAAAGCTCGGCGTCATGGCCGCGGCTGCCATCGTCTTCTTCGCCTTTTTCGGCTTCGATGCGGTTTCAACCTCGGCCGAAGAAACCAAGAACCCCGGCCGCGACCTGACCATCGGTATCCTGGGGTCCATGGGGGTATCGACGTTTATATACATGCTGGTGGCCGCTGTTGCCGTTGGCGCCGTCGGGTATCAGGATATCGCCGCTTCGGGCGAACCCCTGCCGCACGTCCTGCGCACGCTTGGCCAGCCGCTGGTGGCCTCGCTGGTCGGTGGTGCTGCCATCGTGGCCCTGCCGTCGGTTATCCTGGTCATGATGTATGGCCAAAGCCGCATCTTCTTCGTCATGGCGCGTGACGGTCTGCTGCCGCAAGCCGTGGCCAAGGTCAACGCCAAGGGCGCACCGGCCCTGATCACCCTCCTGACCGGCATCTTTGTTGCCATTTTCGCCGGCTTTATCCCGTTGAAGCAGATCGCCGAACTGTCCAATGCCGGTACCCTGATCGCCTTCGTGGCCGTGGCGCTTTCCATGATCATCCTGCGCAAGAAACTGCCGGACATGCAGCGGACCTTCAAGACGCCGCTTTACTGGCTGGTTGGCCTGATCACCATTGGCGGCTGTATCTTCATCTTTTCCAGCCTGCCGATCCAGAGCCAGGTCTTTACATTGATCTGGATGGCCATCGGCCTGGTCTTCTACTTTTCCTTCGGTCGGTGGAATAGCCGCCTGCGCAAGGAAGCCAAGGTGACACCTGCTGAATAG
- a CDS encoding GntR family transcriptional regulator, with the protein MTIVVQTLSEQIFSLVRDRIISGKLPTDTAIRQDALAAELGVSKIPLREALARLEQEGLLLSHANRGFFVRPLNADEVEEVFALRLKLEPEAVGEAAKVATDADRKAARTALDALDIAASGDKTQVGKLNRAFHMSLVYPLHRQITVQIIERLNIISERYVGKHLEPAGRDDRAHNEHLALFELWASGKSEEVSALMRQHIAMTLEDLRKQFETEKTAASA; encoded by the coding sequence ATGACCATTGTGGTTCAAACCCTCTCCGAACAGATCTTCTCCCTGGTCCGTGACCGCATCATTTCCGGCAAGCTGCCCACCGATACGGCCATCCGCCAGGATGCCCTGGCCGCTGAACTGGGGGTCAGCAAGATTCCCTTGCGCGAAGCCCTCGCCCGCCTGGAGCAGGAGGGCCTGCTTCTCTCCCACGCCAATCGCGGCTTCTTCGTCCGCCCGCTGAATGCCGATGAGGTAGAAGAGGTCTTCGCCCTGCGCCTCAAGCTCGAACCCGAAGCCGTGGGTGAAGCTGCCAAAGTGGCCACCGATGCCGACAGGAAGGCCGCCCGCACCGCGCTCGATGCGCTTGATATTGCTGCCAGTGGCGATAAGACGCAGGTGGGCAAGCTTAACCGCGCCTTCCACATGTCGCTCGTTTATCCGCTGCATCGCCAGATCACGGTACAGATCATCGAGCGCCTGAATATCATCTCGGAACGCTATGTCGGCAAGCACCTGGAGCCGGCCGGCCGCGATGATCGCGCCCACAATGAGCACCTGGCCCTGTTTGAACTGTGGGCTTCAGGCAAGTCGGAAGAGGTCTCCGCCTTGATGCGCCAGCATATCGCCATGACGCTGGAAGATCTGCGCAAGCAGTTCGAAACGGAAAAGACAGCCGCCAGCGCTTAG